The genome window GCACTCTCACTAGCACCATGAACCATCAGAATCCTTCATAGTTGTTAAATTCCCTCTGACTGCTCTGTCTTCATGTGAATGTTGTTCTAACTGCAGGTCAGTCTGGCTGCAGGTCATCAGTTTGACCGGGACGTCGAGTTGTTGttgtattacattacattacattacatttaagtcatttagcagacgctcttatccagagcgacttacaaattggactacCAAGACACCCATCAGCCTACTGCTATAGTAGAGGCAGCACAGACTTCTGCCAAGCCAGGTGAGGGGGGGTGGGTGTACTCTGTTGTAGATGTGTGGATATGAGATCAATGAGCAGTCTAGTCTACTACCTTAATCCATGTTAACATAGAGTAACATGGTGAGACAGAAGATACAGTAGatgtagagatggagaaagaggagaaaagctGTTGCACacttctgttttctctctctgtctttctctctctctctgtctttctctctctctgtctttctctctctctctgtctttctctctctctgtctttctctctctctgtctttctctctctctgtctttctctctctctctcaggctctctgATGGGCAACCCAGTGGTCATGCTGAGCCTGTACCCAGATTTCCCCAACGATGTGATGTCATTGATGACCTCACATGCAGAgtttctgttcattatggatcGCTCTGGTAGCATGTCATGCTCCATGCACAATAGACCTGGGGCCCAGGACCGCATAGACAGTGCCagggtatacacacacacacatgcagacacacacatgcagacacacacgcaaacacaaccCTGTACTAGTAAATTAACATCTCGATCTGCACATGATTCACCAGTACACCAAGTGACTTCTCTGTAGGCTACTAGTTCTTTGAGACTGTATGTGGTATCGTTTATTGATTAGTAAATACATGTTCTCTCTTGCAGGACACTCTGCTGCTCTTGCTGAAAAGCCTGCCCATGGGCTGCTACTTCAACATCATCAGCTTTGGGAACATTTATAAGTCCTTCTTTCCGTAAGTGTTCTCTCCTTCCAAACCCTCATCTCAATCAGTTCAAGTCCGTGTCTGAGGAGTTCAGTTTTTTACAAACACATTTAGTTGTGTCATTCTAAGGTTTTATCATGTATGTTGTACCAGGTAGTCCAAATCCAAAGATAATCAGTGACAGTGTTTGACAGTTACTGTTTGTCTTGGGAGGGTAATATGTTGTGGTGATGACCCTTTGACCTTGTGTGTGTGGACATCAGTAAGAGTGTGGAGTACAGCCAGAAGACAATGGATGAGGCTCTGCAGAAGGTGAAGGCAATGAGGTACAGAGATCCTCCAGCCTTTAAAACATATCTACAGCCAGCCCTGCCTCCCTGACCAGCCCAGACAGGTAGCTAACACAGCCTACTCATACGCCTTAATCATTccttatagacacacacacacgcacaccgtTTCCTCCTGAAGCACCTCAAACTCCTCTCCACTTTCCATGACTACAATCACTACAACGGTTTGTTTAGCTACAGAGTTACACCCAACCAATGGCATgtttagttacagagttacacccaACCAATGGCATGTTTAGCTACAGAGTTACACCCAACCAATGGCATGTTTAGTTACAGAGATACACCCAACCAATGGCATGTTTAGTTACAGAGATACACCCAACCAATGGCATGTTTAGTTACAGAGATACACCCAACCAATGGCATGTTTAGTTACAGAGATACACCCAACCAATGGCATGTTTAGTTACAGAGTTAGACCCAACAAATGGCATGTTTAGTTACAGAGATACACCCAACCAATGGCATGTTTAGTTACAGAGATACACCCAACCAATGGCATGTTTAGTTACAGAGATACACCCAACCAATGGCATGTTTAGTTACAGAGATACACCCAACCAATGGCATGTTTAGTTACAGAGTTAGACCCAACCAATGGCATGTTTAGTTACAGAGTTAGACCCAACCAATGGCATGTTTAGTTACAGAGTTAGACCCAACAAATGGCATGTTTAGTTACAGAGTTAGACCCAACCAATGGCATGTTTAGTTACAGAGTTAGACCCAACCAATGGCATgtttagttacagagttacacccaACCAAACAGTATCTTTTAAGTGTGTGGTGTTTATATTACCATGCATTTCTTACTGGTACATCAAATAGACTTATGTTTTTGGTTACTGAGGAAACAGTCTCTGTATACTTCAAGGCTGCATGTACCTTATTTAACATTACCACATGATGAACATACCCTCTCTGTCGTCCTCAGCTCTTCTTGTTCACTGACGGTGAGGTGGGGAACACCAAGGAAGTCCTGGATCTGGTGAAGGCAAATGCCGGCTCTCACAGGTGGGCCCACAATCACTGTTTCATCATTACCTAGTTGGAGCAGGGCTCCCACCCATAACAATCACTGTTTCTCCTATCATTACCTAGTTGGAGCAGGGCTCCCACCCATAACAATCACTGTTTCTCCTATCATTACCTAGTTGGAGCAGGGCTCCCACCCATAACAATCACTGTTTCTCCTATCATTACCTAGTTGGAGCAGGGCTCCCACCCATAACAATCACTGTTTCTCCTATCATTACCTAGTTGGAGCAGGACTCCCACCCATAACAATCACTGTTTCTCCTATCATTACCTAGTTGGAGCAGGGCTCCCACCCATAACAATCACTGTTTCTCCTATCATTACCTAGTTGGAGCAGGCCTCCCACCCATAACAATCACTGTTTCTCCTATCATTACCTAGTTGGAGCAGGGCTCCCACCCATAACAATCACTGTTTCTCCTATCATTACCTAGTTGGAGCAGGGCTCCCACCCATAACAATCACTGTTTCTCCTATCATTACCTAGTTGGAGCAGGGCTCCCACCCATAACAATCACTGTTTCTCCTATCATTACCTAGTTGGAGCAGGGCTCCCACCCATAACAATCACTGTTTCTCCTATCATTACCTAGTTGGAGCAGGGCTCCACCCATAACAATCACTGTTTCTCCTATCATTACCTAGTTGGAGCAGGGCTCCCACCCATAACAATCACTGTTTCTCCTATCATTACCTAGTTGGAGCAGGGCTCCCACCCATAACAATCACTGTTTCTCCTATCATTACCTAGTTGGAGCAGGGCTCCCACCCATAACAATCACTGTTTCTCCTATCATTACCTAGTTGGATCACTAGGCCCTGCTTTAACTAGCTCTGTTACCTTCCTCATGAAAGAATTGATGATTCTTCCTGAACAGTTATGTTTTAATTCAGTCATCCCACAAGCACAAGAAAAACGATACCAGTGATTTGTTTGATAGCCTTATTTTGGTATTTGACAACAACAATAATACTGTTTCCCTGGGTGTGTCCCTGCCAGGTGCTTCTCCTTTGGGATTGGAGAGGGGGCCAGCAGGGCGGAGGGCACGCACAGTTTatcacaggacaggacaggatgcAGCCCAAAGTAAGAGAGCTTgtgtgtgtacagtcgtggcccaaagttttgagaatgacacaaatattaattttcacaaagtctgctgcctcagtttgtgtgATGACAATttacatatactccagaatgttatgaagagtgatcagatgaattgcaattcattgtAAAGTCCCTCTTCAgcactgccacaaaaggaccagctgacattatGTCAGTGGGGCAgcagggaagcctagtggttagaacgttgaactagtaaccgactagtaaccgaaaggtcgca of Oncorhynchus gorbuscha isolate QuinsamMale2020 ecotype Even-year unplaced genomic scaffold, OgorEven_v1.0 Un_scaffold_12348, whole genome shotgun sequence contains these proteins:
- the LOC124030525 gene encoding von Willebrand factor A domain-containing protein 5A-like, giving the protein MSVSLAAGHQFDRDVELLLCSLMGNPVVMLSLYPDFPNDVMSLMTSHAEFLFIMDRSGSMSCSMHNRPGAQDRIDSARDTLLLLLKSLPMGCYFNIISFGNIYKSFFPKSVEYSQKTMDEALQKVKAMRYRDPPAFKTYLQPALPP